In Paenibacillus ihbetae, the following are encoded in one genomic region:
- a CDS encoding AAA family ATPase, with amino-acid sequence MKPVMLKLSGLQSYRSPQEINFEALCEMGLFGIFGPTGSGKSTLLDAITLAMYGKVERAVNGTQGIMNHSEDSLFVSFTFELSSPAGAERYRVERRFKRVNELSVSNTVSRFIHVTADGEQVVADKLAEVTRCVEEKIGLKMDDFTRAVVLPQGKFAEFLSLKGSERRQMLQRLFHLERYGDQLAIKLSRRVKETDGALKSVEAEQQGLGSAGKEALAEAELALEQAKKHAEASRRRLQSIQERHESLSKLRELDLERQRLQSKLDELAAHEEEIRLLERKLELTGAAAAVLPALEAWRETGGQWEQRRRAAEAQAAQADGMQKAAAQAAEADEAAQTALAAEEPKLLQREEQLGQAVLLQRERDSLREELKRLDELRARLRKELEDVNARLQKEQELLLRGRSRRDELQEQLKALETRSDDRQALHEAMQQLQSLRAVEKLKAQAGQELKEQESSEQELRLKLAELERKEQELLQHLARLAGHAGRVKSRAAEASAAIERIGAAASELGKSMEEARRERQLHALSLSLAAELREGEPCPVCGSKDHPHPAARPAEGEASDDEAMEQLNEIVHRIQETRMQLRQQLSESDALLRQIGAEAAARQGGGTAALEAVHDEAGSSMLEAAVAAVPDTRPPYDLIRLAEEIKQLEQAAGSQAEAIELCREDASKLQQQLLQCRQELAKQGAAVDGRTLSVRQLRDKLAGLEAEAAGIVQVWSGTRPNLPLEEAEIRFKHMQASDAEAEKIKEGLERSVPFLEQKQQAVQELEGKLRELEKNLILADTQREGKAEVLKEKEERLSVWIGDRSAEELIQECRSRLKQLREAAEQARMQRRKTEEAAQQAAKEAAIAEQAARSAEEHHEAAKLTWEKQLGASPFATEADVRDACLTGEEIERISGAVKAHREGQREWTVRLGDVMQKLGASPYNEQDWQLCCSELATARSADEEALQAKARAERDLEDLSKRHIRFMELEAKRAELQSESDRLSKLQSCLRGNAFVEYIAEEQLMQVSQAASQRLRYLTKQRYSLEVDSGGGFVIRDDANGGVRRPVSTLSGGETFLTSLALALALSAQIQLRGQYPLQFFFLDEGFGTLDPELLETVITALERLHTDKLTVGIISHVPELRARLPRKLVVRPAEQAGEGSQILIESM; translated from the coding sequence ATGAAGCCGGTTATGTTGAAGCTGTCGGGTCTGCAGAGCTACCGCAGCCCGCAGGAAATCAATTTTGAAGCGCTGTGCGAAATGGGGCTGTTCGGCATATTCGGCCCGACGGGCAGCGGGAAATCGACGCTGCTCGATGCGATCACGCTCGCCATGTACGGCAAGGTGGAGCGGGCGGTCAACGGCACGCAGGGCATCATGAACCATTCGGAGGACAGCTTGTTCGTGTCCTTTACGTTTGAGCTGAGCTCGCCGGCCGGAGCGGAGCGGTACCGGGTAGAGCGGCGCTTTAAGCGGGTGAATGAGCTGTCGGTCAGCAACACGGTCAGCCGGTTCATACACGTCACCGCAGACGGCGAGCAGGTCGTGGCGGACAAGCTGGCGGAAGTCACGCGCTGTGTCGAGGAGAAAATCGGACTGAAAATGGATGATTTTACCCGCGCGGTCGTTCTGCCCCAGGGCAAGTTCGCGGAATTTCTGTCGCTGAAGGGAAGCGAGCGCAGACAAATGCTGCAGCGCCTGTTCCACCTGGAACGGTATGGCGACCAGCTGGCGATCAAGCTGAGCCGAAGAGTCAAGGAAACGGACGGTGCATTGAAATCCGTGGAGGCGGAGCAGCAAGGGCTGGGAAGCGCAGGCAAGGAGGCGCTTGCGGAGGCAGAGCTGGCGCTGGAGCAGGCCAAGAAGCACGCCGAGGCATCCAGACGGCGGCTTCAGTCGATTCAGGAGCGCCACGAATCGCTGTCCAAGCTCCGGGAATTGGACTTGGAGCGGCAGCGGCTTCAGAGCAAGCTGGATGAGCTTGCTGCGCATGAAGAAGAAATTCGGCTGCTTGAGCGCAAGCTTGAGCTGACCGGAGCGGCAGCGGCGGTGCTGCCAGCCCTTGAGGCCTGGCGCGAGACCGGCGGACAGTGGGAGCAGCGGCGACGTGCGGCCGAAGCGCAAGCGGCCCAGGCGGACGGCATGCAAAAGGCAGCGGCCCAGGCAGCCGAAGCTGATGAAGCGGCCCAGACCGCGCTTGCCGCTGAAGAACCGAAGCTGCTGCAGCGTGAAGAGCAGCTGGGCCAGGCCGTTCTGCTGCAGCGGGAGCGGGATTCCTTGCGCGAAGAGCTGAAGCGGCTGGACGAGCTACGGGCAAGGCTCAGGAAGGAGCTGGAGGACGTGAACGCCCGGCTGCAGAAAGAGCAGGAGCTGCTTCTTCGCGGACGGAGCCGCAGGGATGAGCTGCAGGAGCAGCTAAAGGCGCTGGAGACGCGCTCCGACGACCGCCAGGCGCTGCATGAGGCGATGCAGCAGCTTCAATCGCTGCGCGCCGTAGAGAAGCTGAAGGCCCAGGCCGGACAGGAACTGAAGGAGCAGGAGAGCTCCGAGCAGGAGCTGCGCCTAAAGCTGGCCGAATTGGAGCGTAAGGAGCAGGAGCTTCTGCAGCACCTTGCACGATTGGCCGGCCACGCGGGACGTGTCAAGAGCAGGGCTGCTGAAGCGTCCGCGGCGATTGAGCGCATCGGGGCGGCCGCATCCGAGCTGGGCAAGTCGATGGAGGAAGCCCGGCGGGAGCGGCAGCTTCATGCGCTGTCGCTGTCATTGGCTGCCGAGCTGCGGGAGGGAGAGCCTTGTCCCGTATGCGGCAGCAAGGACCATCCCCATCCGGCCGCGCGGCCTGCTGAAGGCGAGGCTTCGGATGATGAGGCGATGGAGCAGCTGAATGAGATCGTGCATCGAATTCAGGAGACACGCATGCAATTAAGGCAGCAGCTGAGCGAGAGCGACGCGCTGCTCCGGCAAATCGGTGCCGAAGCTGCAGCCCGTCAAGGGGGTGGGACGGCCGCTTTGGAAGCCGTCCACGACGAGGCAGGAAGCAGCATGCTCGAGGCGGCTGTAGCGGCCGTGCCGGATACCCGCCCGCCGTATGACTTGATCCGGCTTGCAGAGGAGATCAAACAGCTTGAGCAGGCGGCAGGCTCCCAAGCGGAAGCGATCGAGCTGTGCCGTGAAGATGCTTCAAAGCTGCAGCAGCAGCTGCTGCAATGCCGGCAAGAGCTGGCGAAGCAGGGCGCGGCGGTGGACGGCAGGACCCTGTCCGTCCGGCAGCTTCGGGATAAACTTGCCGGACTCGAAGCTGAAGCCGCGGGCATCGTGCAGGTATGGTCCGGCACACGCCCGAATCTGCCGCTTGAGGAGGCTGAGATCCGCTTCAAGCATATGCAGGCCAGCGATGCCGAAGCCGAGAAGATCAAGGAGGGGCTTGAGCGAAGCGTTCCGTTTCTGGAGCAGAAGCAGCAGGCCGTGCAAGAGCTCGAGGGCAAGCTGCGCGAGCTCGAGAAAAACCTCATTCTGGCCGACACCCAGCGGGAAGGCAAGGCGGAAGTGCTGAAGGAGAAAGAAGAGCGGCTGTCCGTATGGATCGGAGACCGCTCGGCCGAGGAGCTGATCCAGGAGTGCCGCTCCAGGCTGAAGCAGCTCAGAGAAGCCGCCGAGCAGGCGAGAATGCAGCGCCGGAAGACCGAGGAAGCGGCGCAGCAAGCCGCGAAAGAGGCTGCCATTGCCGAGCAGGCCGCCCGCTCCGCAGAGGAGCATCATGAGGCGGCGAAGCTGACTTGGGAGAAGCAGCTTGGCGCTTCGCCGTTCGCGACGGAAGCCGACGTTCGGGACGCCTGCCTGACTGGCGAAGAAATCGAGCGGATCTCCGGTGCCGTCAAGGCGCATCGCGAGGGACAGCGGGAATGGACGGTCCGGCTCGGCGATGTTATGCAGAAGCTCGGAGCGAGCCCCTACAATGAGCAGGACTGGCAGCTATGCTGCTCGGAGCTTGCGACCGCCCGTTCGGCCGACGAGGAAGCCCTTCAGGCGAAAGCGAGAGCAGAGCGGGATCTGGAGGATCTGAGCAAGCGCCATATCCGCTTTATGGAGCTTGAGGCCAAACGGGCAGAGCTCCAGAGCGAAAGCGACCGGCTGTCGAAGCTCCAGTCCTGTCTGCGCGGAAACGCATTTGTGGAGTATATTGCCGAGGAGCAGCTGATGCAGGTCAGCCAGGCGGCTTCCCAGCGGCTGCGCTATCTCACCAAACAGCGTTACTCGCTGGAGGTGGATTCCGGCGGCGGGTTTGTGATCCGGGACGATGCCAACGGCGGCGTTCGCCGTCCGGTCTCGACGCTGTCCGGCGGTGAAACGTTCCTTACGTCATTGGCGTTGGCATTGGCCCTGTCGGCTCAGATTCAATTGAGAGGTCAGTATCCGCTGCAGTTCTTCTTCCTGGACGAAGGCTTCGGCACGCTTGATCCGGAGCTGCTGGAGACCGTCATTACAGCACTGGAGCGTCTGCATACGGATAAACTGACCGTCGGCATCATCAGCCACGTGCCGGAGCTTCGGGCGCGTCTTCCGCGCAAGCTGGTGGTACGGCCTGCCGAGCAGGCAGGCGAGGGCTCGCAAATCCTTATCGAATCTATGTAA
- the rpsU gene encoding 30S ribosomal protein S21 → MSETKVRKNETIDAALRRFKRSIAKDGVLAEVKKRKHYEKPSVKRKKKSEAARKRKF, encoded by the coding sequence GTGTCTGAAACTAAAGTTCGCAAAAACGAGACAATTGATGCTGCACTTCGTCGCTTCAAGCGTTCCATCGCTAAAGATGGCGTATTGGCTGAAGTGAAGAAACGCAAGCATTATGAAAAGCCAAGCGTAAAGCGCAAGAAAAAGTCCGAGGCTGCTCGTAAGAGAAAGTTTTAG
- a CDS encoding histidine triad nucleotide-binding protein, with amino-acid sequence MDCIFCKIVNGDLPSTKVLENDKVLVFQNINPEAPVHVLIIPKKHIASMNDVQEEDLALIGEMHRAAQEAAAELGIAESGYRLINNCGPNGEQTVFHLHYHLMGGKRLGALTGISPSHT; translated from the coding sequence ATGGATTGTATTTTCTGCAAAATCGTAAACGGAGATCTCCCTTCCACCAAGGTGCTTGAGAATGATAAGGTGCTGGTGTTCCAAAATATTAACCCGGAGGCGCCGGTCCATGTGCTCATCATTCCGAAGAAGCATATCGCCTCGATGAACGATGTTCAGGAGGAGGACTTGGCCTTGATCGGCGAGATGCACCGCGCTGCGCAAGAGGCTGCCGCTGAGCTCGGCATCGCCGAGAGCGGATACCGCCTGATCAACAATTGCGGTCCAAATGGAGAACAGACGGTGTTTCACCTGCATTACCATTTGATGGGTGGCAAACGGCTGGGTGCGTTGACAGGAATCTCCCCATCGCATACATAA
- the addA gene encoding helicase-exonuclease AddAB subunit AddA has translation MMAKPEDSMWSDDQWKAIARSGDDILVAAAAGSGKTAVLVERIIRKILDGTSGFSVDRLLVATFTKAAAAEMRQRIREALERELDLDPENEHIRRQLALLGRASITTLHSFCMEVIRRYYQLIPLDPGFRILNEHEADLMRQELLEELFEEKYGESEDEPGSNFMRLADWFSGERTDDALYRLVQRLYDFSRSHPWPERWLRDTAASYEAKDTEELGRTPWVHSILADARLALSGAAGLLEQAKAIALQPGGPAAYADNLEEDAALVASLLEAVRHSPWESLYEVFRDASFGKLKSIRKAEIIPELQEQVKELREQAKKTVNELKGALFGRPAREFLRELQTAAPLMKELAETVILFGERYREAKAAKGMVDFNDLEHYCLHILRHPDSEPGSVLPSDAAMEYRQQFDEVLLDEYQDTNSVQEDVVRLISREAPGNRFMVGDVKQSIYRFRLAEPGLFLDKYKSYDGGDCGEEASRRGIRIDLARNFRSRMEVVDAVNMLFRQIMNESVAEIAYDARAELVCGASFPEQEGEGGSPYKPELLLIDRSGSGAEPESGEPSEDDEGAGLELEAAEMETAQLEARAIIGKIRQMTGETGKPLMIYDKSLKSMRPVEYGDMVILLRSAMIWAPLMMEELRLAGIPAVGEQNKGYFQATEVEIMLSLLAVIDNPRQDIPLASVLRSPLVGLTEEELAQVRLCAKGTYYDALKAACAIRRTPYAAASPASGLVDGAWSLGEELEGLAEAAAGHELVTGVGALEASADPEAGADISPELGHKLDLFMGRLQRWREEARQGGLSDLIWRIYSETGYLDWISGLPGGKQRQGNLAALYDRAVRYEQDTSSRGLFRFLTFISRLRERGGDLGAASSAESHGNAVRLMTIHKSKGLEFPVVFVAGVSKNFNQQDLNAPFLMHKELGFGPKFVDEQMRVTYPTLPNLAIRRRAQLELLAEEMRVLYVALTRPKEKMILVGTVKDLSKRAGAWAQAVSHPELLLPDYLLARGRSYLDWIGPAVIRHPSAGLLRELAGLPATSEGAALSKDPSDWIFAVETPESLLQPTGVVIDEEGDGGQERFERMKAVQQLEPVPIEEADADLDGGSAEIREAVYRKLSWVYPYEAVSGISAKTSVTEMKKLLAMQDEPSLDLVEERAVRRGAQEGLFAGIGSQSPDADHNGYSAAAFTLNLRRPKFMEAQKLTPAERGTVYHTLMQHLPLGDFRGIQAGATAVEAQEIADRWLHESEALIAYLVEREIITAEQAAAVEPSDISRLFESEVGRQLLAAEEVWREMPFSYALPAAEAYQGLAFLEELSPQGALDRPDVRLLQDETVLVQGVVDCMFRREGKLVLLDYKTDRVLEHRGGLPALAEQYRFQLELYARALEDILGEPVCEKWLYFFDGGHGVRI, from the coding sequence ATGATGGCTAAGCCAGAGGACAGCATGTGGAGCGACGATCAATGGAAAGCCATTGCGCGCTCGGGCGACGATATACTGGTCGCGGCCGCGGCGGGTTCGGGCAAAACGGCGGTGCTCGTCGAACGGATCATTCGCAAAATTCTTGACGGGACGTCGGGATTCAGCGTGGATCGCCTGCTTGTTGCGACCTTCACCAAAGCCGCGGCGGCTGAAATGCGGCAGCGGATCAGAGAGGCGCTGGAACGGGAGCTGGATTTGGATCCGGAGAACGAGCACATCCGGCGCCAGCTGGCTTTGCTCGGGAGGGCCTCCATCACGACCCTGCACTCCTTCTGCATGGAGGTCATCCGCCGATATTACCAGCTGATTCCGCTCGATCCCGGCTTCCGGATTTTGAATGAGCACGAAGCCGATCTGATGCGCCAGGAGCTGCTGGAGGAGCTGTTCGAAGAAAAGTACGGGGAATCGGAAGACGAGCCCGGCAGCAATTTCATGCGACTGGCCGACTGGTTCAGCGGCGAACGGACGGATGATGCGCTGTACCGTCTCGTTCAGCGGCTGTACGATTTTTCCCGAAGCCACCCGTGGCCGGAGCGCTGGCTCCGGGATACGGCTGCCAGCTACGAGGCGAAGGACACGGAAGAGCTGGGCCGGACGCCATGGGTGCACAGCATCCTGGCCGATGCCCGGCTCGCGTTAAGCGGAGCGGCAGGTCTGCTGGAGCAAGCGAAGGCAATTGCGCTCCAGCCGGGCGGACCGGCGGCGTACGCCGACAATTTGGAGGAGGACGCGGCGCTGGTTGCCTCCCTGCTTGAGGCGGTTCGTCACTCCCCGTGGGAATCGCTGTACGAAGTTTTCCGCGACGCTTCCTTCGGCAAGCTGAAATCGATCCGCAAGGCCGAGATCATTCCCGAGCTCCAGGAGCAGGTCAAGGAGCTGAGGGAGCAAGCGAAGAAAACCGTCAATGAGCTGAAAGGCGCCTTATTCGGCCGGCCGGCACGGGAATTTCTGCGGGAGCTCCAAACGGCCGCTCCGCTGATGAAGGAGCTCGCCGAGACGGTCATTCTCTTCGGCGAACGCTACCGCGAAGCGAAGGCGGCCAAAGGAATGGTCGATTTTAATGATCTGGAGCATTATTGCCTTCACATATTGCGGCACCCGGATTCGGAACCGGGCAGCGTCCTGCCTTCGGACGCGGCAATGGAATACAGACAGCAGTTCGACGAGGTGCTCTTGGACGAATACCAGGATACCAACAGCGTGCAGGAGGACGTCGTCCGCCTCATCTCCCGCGAAGCGCCAGGGAACCGGTTTATGGTCGGTGACGTCAAGCAGAGCATTTACCGTTTCCGCCTCGCGGAGCCCGGTCTGTTCCTGGATAAGTATAAGAGCTACGACGGAGGCGATTGCGGTGAGGAGGCGAGCCGCCGGGGAATCCGGATCGACCTGGCCCGCAATTTCCGCAGCCGCATGGAGGTCGTGGATGCCGTGAACATGCTGTTCCGGCAGATCATGAACGAGTCGGTGGCCGAGATTGCCTATGATGCGCGGGCCGAGCTTGTTTGCGGCGCCTCGTTTCCGGAGCAGGAAGGCGAGGGCGGCAGCCCTTATAAACCGGAGCTGCTGCTGATTGACCGAAGCGGAAGCGGCGCCGAACCGGAGAGCGGGGAGCCGTCAGAAGACGACGAAGGGGCAGGCCTTGAGCTTGAGGCCGCCGAGATGGAGACGGCGCAGCTTGAGGCCAGGGCGATCATCGGCAAAATCCGCCAGATGACCGGGGAAACCGGCAAGCCGCTCATGATCTACGATAAATCGCTCAAATCGATGCGTCCGGTCGAGTATGGCGATATGGTTATCCTCCTTCGATCGGCCATGATCTGGGCGCCTTTAATGATGGAAGAGCTCCGCCTGGCAGGCATTCCCGCCGTCGGAGAGCAGAACAAAGGCTATTTTCAGGCAACGGAAGTCGAGATCATGCTCTCGCTGCTTGCGGTCATCGATAACCCTCGGCAGGACATCCCGCTCGCTTCCGTACTGCGCTCGCCGCTGGTCGGATTGACCGAGGAGGAGCTGGCGCAGGTCCGTCTTTGCGCCAAAGGAACTTATTATGACGCGCTGAAGGCTGCCTGCGCGATCCGCAGGACACCGTACGCAGCGGCATCCCCGGCATCGGGGCTGGTGGACGGCGCATGGAGCCTGGGAGAAGAGCTGGAGGGGCTGGCCGAGGCGGCTGCCGGACACGAGCTCGTGACCGGGGTAGGCGCCCTAGAAGCATCCGCTGATCCAGAAGCCGGGGCTGACATTTCTCCGGAGCTCGGCCATAAGCTGGACCTGTTCATGGGGCGGCTGCAGCGCTGGCGGGAGGAGGCCCGTCAGGGCGGCCTGAGCGACCTTATCTGGCGCATATACAGCGAGACGGGGTATTTGGACTGGATTTCCGGCCTTCCCGGGGGCAAGCAGCGCCAGGGGAATCTGGCGGCATTGTATGACCGGGCGGTTCGGTATGAGCAGGATACGTCCTCAAGGGGGCTGTTCCGCTTTCTGACCTTTATCTCCCGTCTGCGGGAGCGCGGCGGCGATCTGGGTGCAGCAAGCTCGGCGGAGAGCCATGGCAATGCGGTACGGCTGATGACGATTCATAAGAGTAAAGGGCTGGAGTTCCCCGTCGTGTTTGTTGCGGGGGTGTCCAAAAACTTCAATCAGCAGGATTTGAACGCGCCATTTCTGATGCACAAGGAGCTAGGCTTTGGTCCGAAATTCGTGGACGAACAGATGCGCGTCACCTATCCGACCCTGCCGAATCTGGCGATCCGCCGCCGAGCCCAGCTGGAGCTGCTGGCCGAAGAGATGCGGGTGCTGTATGTGGCCCTTACCCGTCCGAAGGAGAAAATGATCCTTGTCGGTACGGTGAAGGATTTGTCGAAACGGGCAGGGGCATGGGCCCAGGCCGTCAGCCATCCGGAGCTCCTGCTGCCTGACTACTTGCTTGCGAGGGGCCGAAGCTACCTGGATTGGATCGGACCGGCGGTCATACGCCACCCGTCCGCCGGTCTGCTTCGCGAGCTTGCAGGACTGCCGGCGACGAGCGAAGGCGCTGCCCTGTCGAAGGATCCATCCGATTGGATATTCGCGGTTGAGACCCCGGAGTCGTTGCTGCAGCCGACGGGCGTCGTGATCGATGAAGAGGGGGATGGCGGCCAGGAGCGTTTTGAACGGATGAAGGCCGTGCAGCAGCTTGAGCCGGTACCGATCGAAGAGGCTGATGCAGACTTGGACGGCGGGTCGGCAGAAATCCGGGAAGCCGTTTATCGTAAGCTGTCGTGGGTCTATCCTTATGAAGCCGTGAGCGGTATCTCGGCGAAGACGTCCGTCACGGAGATGAAAAAGCTGCTGGCGATGCAGGACGAGCCGTCGCTCGATTTGGTTGAGGAGCGGGCGGTTAGGCGCGGTGCGCAGGAGGGCCTGTTCGCGGGCATCGGGAGCCAATCGCCGGATGCTGACCATAACGGCTATTCAGCGGCCGCCTTTACTTTGAACCTTCGCCGCCCGAAATTTATGGAGGCGCAAAAGCTGACCCCTGCGGAACGCGGGACGGTCTATCATACATTGATGCAGCATTTGCCTCTCGGCGATTTCCGGGGCATACAAGCCGGGGCAACGGCCGTAGAAGCCCAAGAAATAGCCGACCGATGGCTTCATGAATCGGAAGCTCTGATCGCTTATTTGGTTGAGCGGGAGATCATTACGGCGGAACAGGCTGCAGCCGTAGAACCGTCTGATATCAGCCGGCTGTTCGAAAGCGAGGTGGGGCGGCAGCTGCTGGCGGCCGAGGAGGTATGGCGGGAGATGCCGTTCTCCTATGCGTTGCCTGCAGCCGAAGCTTACCAGGGACTGGCCTTTCTCGAGGAGCTGTCCCCGCAGGGCGCTTTAGACCGGCCGGATGTCCGGCTGCTTCAGGATGAAACGGTGCTCGTTCAAGGGGTCGTCGACTGCATGTTTCGCCGCGAAGGCAAGCTGGTGCTGCTTGATTACAAAACCGACCGGGTGCTGGAGCATCGGGGAGGTCTACCGGCTCTTGCGGAGCAATATCGTTTTCAATTGGAGCTGTATGCGAGGGCGCTGGAGGACATTCTGGGCGAGCCTGTGTGTGAGAAATGGCTGTACTTTTTTGACGGGGGCCATGGAGTCCGGATCTAA
- a CDS encoding exonuclease SbcCD subunit D, which produces MRILHTGDWHLGKTLEGRSRLAEQEQFLEELVRLADDQQADLILMAGDVYDSVNPPAAAEQLFYDAAARLTEGGRPMVVIAGNHDQPERVSSIRPLVSSRGITLIGMPVSEVVTTVSARTGETAKIAALPYPSEARLNELLAMDGDEDQLRRAYSERVGMLMKRLAHAFTPDTVNLAMSHIYVLGGVECDSERPIQVGGAYTVDPSALAVGASYTALGHLHRAQAVKGEGVIRYSGSPLAYSFSEAGQAKSVTMIDVAPGGSPVIEEVFLTSGRPLVRWKAKGGLEEVYRWLDEGRDANAFIDLEITLTEAMGLADIQRLRKSRDGIVHIRPVYPEMEALELEIERSRIPLPDLFRKFYQRQTGGAEPEDRLVQLFLELVEEEEQDAAEVSGG; this is translated from the coding sequence ATGCGCATTTTGCATACGGGGGACTGGCATCTGGGCAAGACGCTGGAGGGCAGGAGCCGGCTCGCTGAGCAGGAGCAATTTCTGGAGGAGCTGGTTCGGCTTGCGGATGATCAGCAGGCGGACCTGATATTGATGGCCGGCGATGTGTATGATTCGGTCAATCCGCCTGCAGCGGCGGAGCAGCTGTTCTACGATGCGGCGGCGAGATTGACGGAGGGCGGCCGCCCCATGGTTGTCATTGCGGGCAATCATGACCAGCCGGAGCGCGTATCCTCGATCAGGCCGCTCGTATCGAGCCGGGGGATCACGCTGATCGGCATGCCCGTCTCCGAAGTGGTCACCACCGTGTCTGCCCGGACAGGAGAAACCGCCAAAATCGCCGCTCTGCCCTATCCGTCGGAGGCAAGGCTCAATGAGCTGCTTGCCATGGACGGGGATGAGGATCAGCTGCGCCGGGCATACAGCGAGCGGGTCGGCATGCTCATGAAACGGTTGGCCCATGCCTTTACGCCGGACACGGTAAACCTGGCGATGAGCCACATCTACGTGCTTGGCGGCGTGGAATGCGATTCGGAGCGGCCGATTCAGGTCGGCGGCGCTTATACGGTCGATCCGTCGGCATTGGCCGTGGGAGCGTCCTATACAGCGCTCGGACATCTTCACAGGGCCCAGGCTGTAAAAGGGGAAGGGGTGATCCGCTACAGCGGCTCACCGCTGGCCTACAGCTTCTCGGAAGCCGGGCAGGCGAAGTCCGTCACGATGATCGACGTTGCGCCCGGAGGCAGTCCTGTCATCGAGGAAGTGTTCCTTACGAGCGGCAGGCCTCTAGTCAGATGGAAAGCGAAGGGCGGACTGGAGGAAGTGTACCGGTGGCTGGATGAGGGCCGGGACGCCAATGCTTTTATCGATCTGGAAATCACGTTGACGGAGGCGATGGGGCTCGCGGATATTCAGCGCCTGCGTAAAAGCAGGGACGGTATCGTACATATCCGGCCGGTCTATCCGGAGATGGAGGCGCTGGAGCTTGAAATCGAGCGCTCGCGGATTCCGCTGCCCGATCTGTTCCGCAAGTTCTATCAGAGGCAGACCGGCGGGGCAGAACCGGAGGATCGACTGGTTCAGCTATTTCTGGAGCTGGTCGAAGAGGAAGAACAGGATGCGGCGGAGGTGAGCGGCGGATGA
- a CDS encoding GatB/YqeY domain-containing protein, protein MNLSERLNEDMKQAMKSKDKFKLSTIRMVRSTIKNLEIDLKRSLDDNEVLDILSREIKQRKDALQEFEKAGRDDLAADAKAEIELLSAYLPEQLTEEEIKVIVQQTIQETGASSKAEMGKVMSALMPKVKGRADGKLVNQVVQQFL, encoded by the coding sequence ATGAATCTTAGCGAACGATTGAACGAAGATATGAAGCAAGCGATGAAGAGTAAGGACAAGTTCAAACTCTCTACGATTCGGATGGTTCGTTCGACGATAAAAAATCTTGAAATAGATTTGAAAAGAAGTTTGGATGACAACGAAGTGCTTGATATTTTAAGTCGTGAAATCAAACAGCGAAAAGATGCCCTCCAAGAATTTGAAAAAGCGGGACGCGACGATCTTGCCGCCGATGCGAAAGCAGAAATTGAGCTCCTAAGCGCCTACCTCCCGGAACAGCTTACTGAAGAAGAAATTAAAGTCATTGTACAGCAGACCATCCAGGAAACCGGTGCTTCTTCAAAAGCCGAGATGGGTAAAGTAATGAGTGCTCTCATGCCGAAGGTTAAAGGGCGTGCGGACGGAAAGCTTGTCAATCAAGTTGTTCAACAATTTCTGTAA